A single region of the Thermococcus paralvinellae genome encodes:
- the surE gene encoding 5'/3'-nucleotidase SurE: protein MPKILITNDDGINSRGIKAAVEALQGLGDIYVIAPMFQRSASGRAMTLHRPLRAKRVAMEGVRAAYALDGMPVDCVIFALARFGSFDLAISGINLGENMSTEITISGTASAAIEAATHGIPSIAISLEVNREKHKFGQGEEINFTTAKFFLRKIADAVLRKGLPEGVDMLNVNVPYDANENTPMDITRLARRMYQPSIEERIDPKGTPYYWIVGTQCPKEVLEPGTDMYVVKVERKVSVTPINIDMTAKVDLGQLKKHLGI from the coding sequence ATGCCAAAGATACTCATAACGAACGATGATGGAATTAATTCAAGGGGAATTAAAGCAGCAGTTGAAGCCCTCCAGGGACTTGGAGATATCTATGTTATCGCTCCAATGTTTCAAAGGAGTGCAAGTGGAAGGGCAATGACTTTACATAGACCTCTCAGAGCCAAACGCGTGGCCATGGAGGGAGTTAGAGCAGCATATGCCTTAGATGGAATGCCTGTGGACTGTGTAATTTTTGCCTTGGCTCGTTTTGGAAGCTTTGACCTGGCAATTAGCGGAATCAATTTGGGCGAAAACATGAGCACTGAAATTACGATCTCCGGAACTGCAAGTGCTGCAATTGAAGCTGCGACTCATGGGATTCCGAGTATAGCGATAAGCCTTGAAGTTAATAGGGAGAAGCATAAATTCGGCCAGGGAGAGGAAATTAACTTCACAACAGCAAAATTCTTTCTGAGGAAAATTGCAGATGCCGTCCTTAGGAAAGGACTCCCCGAAGGTGTGGACATGCTCAACGTTAACGTTCCCTATGATGCAAATGAAAACACTCCAATGGATATTACACGCTTAGCAAGAAGAATGTATCAGCCATCAATTGAAGAACGGATCGATCCAAAGGGGACACCCTATTATTGGATTGTCGGGACACAGTGCCCAAAGGAAGTCCTCGAACCAGGGACCGATATGTATGTTGTAAAAGTTGAGAGAAAAGTCAGCGTAACTCCAATAAATATAGATATGACGGCCAAAGTGGATTTAGGACAATTAAAGAAGCACTTGGGAATTTAG
- the snatA gene encoding neutral amino acid NAAT transporter SnatA, which yields MIVLKHLLYAYAALFAITNPIGAVPVFLSVTHGVSLRDRVRIAKKVMITVLLTLLTFALIGEWIFSFFGSSVDAFSIAGGILLFRMALDMLSGQISKVKISEEEAEEITLEDIAIIPLAIPLISGPGAITTVMLYMAKSPSVVEKSMVLLAVLLVSITTYLILLSADKVEKKLGKVGIKVLTRMMGLILASISVQMVINGIKGAFGV from the coding sequence TTGATTGTGCTAAAACATCTACTCTATGCATATGCAGCACTGTTTGCGATTACGAATCCCATTGGAGCAGTACCAGTGTTTTTGAGCGTAACACATGGGGTTTCCTTACGGGATAGAGTTAGGATTGCTAAAAAAGTCATGATAACAGTGCTTTTAACATTGCTAACATTTGCTCTAATTGGGGAGTGGATATTCTCGTTTTTTGGGTCAAGTGTTGATGCTTTCTCTATTGCAGGTGGGATCTTACTCTTCAGAATGGCCCTTGACATGCTCAGTGGACAGATTTCAAAGGTTAAGATAAGCGAAGAAGAAGCAGAAGAGATAACGCTTGAGGATATTGCAATAATCCCATTAGCAATTCCCCTAATTTCTGGCCCAGGTGCAATAACAACTGTAATGCTCTACATGGCAAAAAGCCCAAGTGTAGTTGAAAAATCAATGGTTCTGCTAGCAGTCCTATTAGTTAGCATAACTACGTACTTAATTTTGCTTTCAGCAGATAAAGTTGAGAAGAAGCTCGGAAAGGTTGGAATTAAGGTCTTAACAAGAATGATGGGTTTAATATTAGCTTCAATTTCAGTTCAAATGGTCATAAATGGCATTAAAGGTGCTTTTGGAGTCTAA